The Halogranum gelatinilyticum genome includes a window with the following:
- the secY gene encoding preprotein translocase subunit SecY, producing the protein MGWKEAAEPVLTRMPSVVRPEGHVPFRRKLGWTAGILVLYFFLTNVTLFGLASGQSSDLFGQFRSILAGSQGSILQLGIGPIVTASIVLQLLGGADLLGLDTNDPRDQILYQGLQKVLVLVMICLTGLPMVFAGGFLPASQQLAGSFPGGEFGVQSLIFAQIAVGGILILFMDEIVSKWGVGSGIGLFIIAGVSQQLVAGLFSWQALGNVSGFFPTWFGILFGDGLGVPVLSTEGIQALFIGQGQLLGLVTTVLIFAVVVYAESVRVEIPLSHARVKGARGRFPVKLIYASVLPMILVRALQANIQFLGRILASQLGDGMPAWLGAYGPNGNPTGGLFYYFAPIQSPADWMWFTAQTTAEAWQVLIRVGIDLTFMIIGGAIFAIFWVETTGMGPEATAKQIQNSGMQIPGFRRNPQVIEKVMERYIPQVTVIGGALVGLLAVAANMLGTIGAVSGTGLLLTVSITYKLYEEIAEEQLMEMHPMMRNMFGGGN; encoded by the coding sequence ATGGGATGGAAAGAAGCCGCTGAACCAGTGCTGACGCGAATGCCGTCAGTCGTCCGTCCGGAGGGTCACGTACCCTTCCGGCGGAAACTCGGCTGGACGGCGGGCATTCTGGTGTTGTATTTCTTCCTGACGAACGTCACCCTCTTCGGGCTGGCATCGGGTCAGAGCAGCGACCTGTTCGGCCAGTTCCGGTCGATTCTCGCCGGGTCGCAGGGTTCGATTCTCCAGTTGGGTATCGGCCCGATCGTCACGGCGAGCATTGTCTTGCAGTTGCTCGGCGGCGCGGACCTCCTCGGGCTGGACACGAACGACCCGCGTGACCAGATCCTCTATCAGGGCCTCCAGAAGGTGCTGGTGCTCGTGATGATCTGTCTGACGGGCCTGCCGATGGTCTTCGCCGGTGGCTTCCTGCCCGCGAGCCAGCAGCTCGCCGGCTCGTTCCCCGGCGGTGAGTTCGGCGTCCAGTCGCTCATCTTCGCGCAGATCGCGGTGGGCGGCATCCTCATCCTGTTCATGGACGAGATCGTGAGCAAGTGGGGCGTCGGCTCCGGGATCGGGCTGTTCATTATCGCCGGTGTGAGCCAGCAGCTCGTCGCCGGGCTGTTCAGCTGGCAGGCACTGGGCAACGTCTCGGGCTTCTTCCCGACGTGGTTCGGCATCCTGTTCGGTGACGGTCTCGGTGTACCCGTGCTCTCCACCGAGGGCATCCAGGCGCTGTTCATCGGCCAGGGCCAGCTGCTCGGTCTCGTCACGACGGTGCTCATCTTCGCCGTCGTCGTCTACGCCGAGTCGGTCCGCGTCGAGATTCCGCTCAGCCACGCCCGCGTCAAGGGCGCCCGCGGCCGCTTCCCCGTGAAGCTCATCTACGCCTCCGTCCTGCCGATGATCCTCGTTCGCGCGCTGCAGGCGAACATCCAGTTCCTCGGCCGTATCCTCGCGAGCCAGCTGGGCGACGGAATGCCCGCGTGGCTCGGGGCCTACGGCCCGAACGGCAACCCGACCGGCGGGCTGTTCTACTACTTCGCGCCGATCCAGAGTCCGGCCGACTGGATGTGGTTCACCGCGCAGACGACCGCCGAAGCGTGGCAGGTGCTCATCCGCGTCGGCATCGACCTGACGTTCATGATCATCGGTGGCGCCATCTTCGCCATCTTCTGGGTCGAGACGACGGGCATGGGTCCCGAGGCGACGGCGAAGCAGATCCAGAACTCCGGGATGCAGATCCCCGGCTTCCGTCGTAACCCGCAGGTCATCGAGAAGGTCATGGAGCGCTACATCCCGCAGGTGACGGTCATCGGCGGCGCGCTCGTCGGCCTGCTCGCTGTCGCGGCGAACATGCTCGGCACCATCGGTGCGGTCTCCGGAACGGGCCTGCTGCTGACGGTCTCCATCACGTACAAGCTGTACGAGGAGATCGCCGAGGAGCAGCTCATGGAGATGCATCCGATGATGCGCAACATGTTCGGCGGCGGCAACTGA
- a CDS encoding SymE family type I addiction module toxin produces the protein MVRRKTLSPTGATDDDGQYRNVTINLHVDELTVAGMDVGDEVFVRVRDNRIVIQPATNAVIEHDV, from the coding sequence ATGGTCAGACGAAAGACACTCTCTCCAACCGGGGCGACAGACGACGACGGCCAGTACCGCAACGTCACGATCAACCTCCACGTCGACGAACTCACCGTCGCAGGCATGGACGTCGGCGACGAGGTCTTCGTCCGCGTCCGCGACAACAGGATCGTCATCCAACCGGCGACGAACGCCGTGATCGAACACGACGTCTGA
- a CDS encoding alpha/beta hydrolase, whose amino-acid sequence MSPSPQSAWRSRRESERDDSPRRPSREAFSKVSVRFDSDGDDCAGWLYRPDSAENPPVVVMAPGLGAERTFGYPLVAERLAEAGYAVLLFDYRHFGDSEGEPRNLVDPAKQVADWRAAVSKVRDLDRVDGSRVILWGYSFAGGHALSVAAEDPRLAAVVAVAPFVDGKVAAKARGLKGGAKAVAAGFRDKLQSLVGRPYTVPIVGDPEEFAVVDAPGAKASLFRLIPKGSDWENACPARVFLSIRGYRPVESAEDVRCPTLFLGGADDDVVSLDAIESASEAVPNATFVRLPTDHFGYFDDAFESTFGHQLAFLDEAVGW is encoded by the coding sequence ATGAGTCCGAGTCCCCAGTCGGCGTGGCGGTCGCGACGGGAGAGCGAGCGCGACGACTCCCCGCGTCGCCCCTCCCGGGAGGCGTTCTCGAAGGTCAGCGTCCGCTTCGACAGCGACGGCGACGACTGCGCCGGCTGGCTCTACCGTCCCGACAGCGCGGAGAACCCGCCGGTCGTCGTGATGGCGCCCGGCCTCGGGGCCGAGCGGACCTTCGGCTACCCCCTCGTCGCCGAGCGGCTCGCCGAGGCGGGCTACGCCGTCCTGCTCTTCGACTACCGCCACTTCGGCGACAGCGAGGGCGAGCCGAGAAACCTCGTCGACCCGGCGAAACAGGTCGCCGACTGGCGAGCAGCCGTCTCGAAAGTGCGGGACCTCGACCGCGTCGACGGGAGTCGGGTGATTCTTTGGGGTTACTCCTTCGCCGGGGGGCACGCGCTGAGCGTCGCCGCCGAGGACCCCCGACTCGCCGCCGTCGTCGCCGTCGCGCCCTTCGTCGACGGTAAGGTCGCCGCGAAAGCCCGCGGGCTGAAAGGCGGCGCGAAGGCCGTCGCCGCCGGGTTCCGTGACAAACTCCAGTCACTCGTCGGCCGGCCCTACACGGTGCCTATCGTCGGCGACCCCGAGGAGTTCGCCGTCGTCGACGCTCCCGGCGCGAAGGCCAGCCTCTTCCGCCTGATTCCGAAGGGCAGCGACTGGGAGAACGCCTGTCCCGCGCGGGTGTTCCTGTCGATTCGGGGCTACCGCCCGGTCGAGTCGGCCGAGGACGTCCGGTGTCCGACGCTGTTCCTCGGCGGAGCCGACGACGACGTGGTCTCCTTGGACGCCATCGAGTCGGCGTCGGAGGCCGTCCCCAATGCGACCTTCGTCCGGCTGCCGACGGACCACTTCGGCTACTTCGACGACGCGTTCGAGTCGACGTTCGGCCACCAACTCGCCTTCCTCGACGAGGCCGTCGGGTGGTAG
- a CDS encoding ornithine cyclodeaminase: MTHSRTVELEGHIIDSGMLQQAMGLVMDLEGNFDIEQFDVGTHKEAESYCRMDVMADDEATLQEILHELHQIGANLTDPVDAELVAAPADQVVPTGFYSTTNHPTQVRYEGQWVDVENMEMDCAIVVEDGDSPRAYTKVLNAIEEGDLVVTDEAGIRVDPPERPRDNSGPFGFMQGGVSSERPSESLIRQVADALEQTKEDGGNVLVVAGPAVIHAGAGDDLARLVREGYIDMLSAGNGFATHDIERGLYGTSLGMDMETMEHPRKGHKHHIYTISEVIRAGGISEAVDEGLIKSGVMYECIQNDVSYVLAGSIRDDGPLPETITDAVEAQNAIREQAHEADMVLMLSTLLHSVAVGNCLPSTTKVVCVDINPATVTQLLDRGSSQAIGMVTDIGTFVPSLADKVLDDA; this comes from the coding sequence ATGACTCACTCACGCACCGTCGAGTTGGAGGGCCACATCATCGACTCCGGGATGCTCCAGCAGGCGATGGGACTCGTGATGGACCTCGAGGGGAACTTCGACATCGAGCAGTTCGACGTCGGGACCCACAAGGAGGCCGAGTCCTACTGCCGGATGGACGTCATGGCCGACGACGAGGCCACGTTGCAGGAGATCCTCCACGAACTCCACCAGATCGGCGCGAACCTGACCGACCCCGTCGACGCCGAGCTGGTGGCCGCCCCGGCCGACCAGGTCGTCCCGACGGGCTTCTACTCGACGACGAACCACCCGACGCAGGTCCGCTACGAGGGCCAGTGGGTCGACGTCGAGAACATGGAGATGGACTGTGCCATCGTCGTGGAAGACGGCGACTCCCCGCGGGCGTACACGAAGGTCCTCAACGCCATCGAGGAGGGCGACCTCGTCGTCACCGACGAGGCGGGCATCCGCGTCGACCCGCCGGAACGCCCCCGCGACAACTCCGGTCCGTTCGGCTTCATGCAGGGCGGCGTCTCCTCGGAGCGACCCTCCGAGTCGCTCATCCGGCAGGTCGCCGATGCACTGGAGCAGACGAAAGAAGACGGCGGCAACGTCCTCGTCGTCGCCGGACCGGCGGTCATCCACGCCGGCGCGGGCGACGACCTCGCTCGCCTCGTCCGCGAGGGCTACATCGACATGCTCTCGGCGGGCAACGGCTTCGCCACCCACGACATCGAGCGCGGTCTCTACGGCACCTCGCTGGGGATGGACATGGAGACGATGGAACATCCCCGCAAGGGCCACAAACACCACATCTACACCATCAGCGAGGTCATCCGTGCGGGCGGCATCAGCGAGGCCGTCGACGAGGGACTCATCAAATCCGGCGTGATGTACGAGTGTATCCAAAACGACGTCTCCTACGTGCTGGCGGGGTCCATCCGTGACGACGGCCCACTGCCGGAAACCATCACTGACGCCGTCGAGGCACAGAACGCCATCCGCGAGCAGGCACACGAGGCGGACATGGTGCTCATGCTGTCGACGCTCTTGCACTCGGTCGCCGTCGGCAACTGTCTCCCGTCGACGACGAAGGTGGTCTGCGTCGACATCAACCCCGCGACCGTCACCCAACTGCTCGACCGCGGCAGCTCGCAGGCCATCGGCATGGTCACCGACATCGGGACGTTCGTCCCGTCGCTCGCGGACAAGGTCCTCGACGACGCATAA
- a CDS encoding universal stress protein, with protein sequence MTTFVLATNSVHTSAVLCDYLDDRLGEGDAVHAVNSHRGGDDTSAEDIRDGEDALNAVASRLSGVADVETHQFVREQSPAEDVLEYADEVDADEIVIGIRKRNPTSKVVFGSVAQDILLHSNRPMAVVPREQV encoded by the coding sequence ATGACAACGTTCGTACTGGCGACGAACTCCGTCCACACGAGTGCCGTGCTGTGTGATTACCTCGACGACCGACTCGGAGAGGGCGATGCGGTCCACGCCGTCAACTCCCACCGCGGGGGCGACGACACCTCCGCCGAGGACATTCGCGACGGCGAGGACGCGCTCAACGCCGTGGCGTCGCGGCTTTCCGGCGTGGCCGACGTGGAGACGCATCAGTTCGTCCGCGAGCAGAGTCCGGCCGAGGACGTGCTGGAGTACGCCGACGAGGTCGACGCCGACGAGATCGTCATCGGCATCAGAAAGCGGAACCCGACCTCGAAGGTCGTCTTCGGCAGCGTCGCACAGGACATCCTCCTGCATTCGAACCGTCCGATGGCGGTCGTCCCGCGCGAACAGGTCTGA
- a CDS encoding DUF7490 domain-containing protein: protein MNRETALTAGAVGIVAVALLVAGVVPGVLADPTDRGPLPPGRVDIADGLAIQPNEVSGETTTLRVETRLSHRGNTAENVTVRFRAVDAESGFVETTETVALGNLTEDGEIPVRADLTVEREGGYRIETTVFRDSERVDSGRTTVSGLDALTPAYARTSVGFTDSDVLPPVAVSVADAGDERTTLRLGASLTNRGDEPSEDLRVTVVLRQAESNLVAGRTTVDVGTIRPGRTATVDAEVAVPSDYNYYVDAVLWKDDVMVDTARTTANLDPQRRISVDETTEDVELRVEDFESDDGRPQPTSEPEATTDTSSPGLGVAVAVVALLVSALVARRRSR, encoded by the coding sequence ATGAACCGCGAAACTGCCCTGACGGCGGGTGCCGTCGGCATCGTCGCGGTCGCCCTCCTCGTCGCCGGAGTCGTCCCCGGCGTCCTGGCGGACCCGACCGACCGCGGCCCGCTCCCGCCGGGCCGCGTCGACATCGCCGACGGACTCGCCATCCAGCCGAACGAGGTGAGTGGAGAGACCACGACCCTCCGCGTCGAGACCAGACTCAGCCACCGCGGCAACACCGCGGAGAACGTGACCGTCCGCTTCCGCGCGGTCGACGCGGAGTCCGGTTTCGTCGAGACGACGGAGACCGTCGCGCTCGGCAATCTGACCGAGGACGGTGAGATACCCGTCCGGGCCGACCTGACCGTCGAACGCGAGGGCGGCTACCGCATCGAGACCACCGTCTTCCGCGACAGCGAGCGCGTCGACTCCGGGCGGACGACCGTCAGCGGTCTCGACGCGTTGACTCCCGCGTACGCGCGGACGAGCGTCGGCTTCACCGACTCGGACGTCCTGCCGCCCGTCGCCGTCTCCGTCGCCGACGCGGGCGACGAGCGGACGACGCTCAGACTCGGTGCCTCGCTGACCAACCGTGGCGACGAACCCTCCGAGGACCTGCGCGTGACGGTCGTCCTCCGTCAGGCCGAGTCGAACCTCGTCGCCGGCCGGACGACGGTCGACGTCGGGACCATCCGCCCCGGGCGGACCGCCACCGTCGACGCCGAGGTCGCCGTTCCCTCCGACTACAACTACTACGTCGACGCCGTCCTCTGGAAGGACGACGTAATGGTCGACACCGCACGGACGACGGCCAACCTCGACCCCCAGCGACGCATCTCGGTCGACGAGACGACCGAGGACGTCGAACTCCGCGTCGAGGACTTCGAGTCCGACGACGGCCGTCCACAGCCGACCAGCGAACCCGAAGCCACCACCGATACCTCCTCACCCGGTCTCGGCGTCGCCGTCGCCGTCGTCGCCCTGCTCGTGAGCGCGCTGGTCGCCCGGAGGCGGTCGCGATGA
- a CDS encoding phosphoribosylamine--glycine ligase, which translates to MANFLFVSADAALITDLAWQVHREGHDVKYHIEAESDKEIGDGFVPKTDDWEAEVDWADVIIFDDIWVGSDVGTGQLAQDLRAEGKAVVGGTPNTDRLEEDRGYAMEILEDHGVNTIEHHVFSDFDAGIRHVEEHPAPYVIKPLGEVQNVKRLLYVGNENDGSDVVDVLRAYKKAWGHRMKGFQLQRKVEGVEIAVCGFFNGEEFIDQVNFNFEHKKLFPGNIGPSTGEMGTSMFWAGHNQLFEETLGKLEGWLANEGYVGSIDINCIVNANGIYPLEFTPRFGYPTIALQEESFESGTGQFFSDLAHGKDPELEVHSGYQVAVRVVLPPFPFDDDKTYAENSRNAAVVFETESREGIHLEDAKKVDGQWRVAGENGMPLVVTGKGETMQEAREQCYGRIDDIVIPNMYYRDDIGERWVDGDGDRLLAWGYLGPQAE; encoded by the coding sequence ATGGCTAATTTCTTGTTCGTCTCCGCCGACGCCGCGCTGATTACGGACCTCGCGTGGCAGGTCCACCGCGAGGGTCACGACGTCAAGTACCACATCGAGGCCGAGAGCGACAAAGAGATCGGCGACGGCTTCGTCCCCAAGACCGATGACTGGGAGGCCGAGGTCGACTGGGCCGACGTGATCATCTTCGACGACATCTGGGTGGGTTCGGACGTCGGGACGGGCCAGTTGGCGCAGGACCTCCGCGCGGAGGGGAAGGCCGTCGTCGGCGGCACGCCGAACACCGACCGCCTCGAAGAGGACCGCGGCTACGCGATGGAGATTCTCGAAGACCACGGCGTCAACACCATCGAACACCACGTCTTCTCGGACTTCGACGCGGGCATCCGCCACGTCGAGGAACATCCCGCCCCGTACGTCATCAAGCCGCTCGGCGAGGTTCAGAACGTCAAACGGCTGCTCTACGTCGGCAACGAGAACGACGGCAGCGACGTCGTCGACGTCCTCCGGGCGTACAAGAAGGCGTGGGGCCACCGGATGAAGGGCTTTCAGCTCCAGCGGAAGGTCGAGGGGGTCGAGATCGCCGTCTGTGGCTTCTTCAACGGCGAGGAGTTCATCGACCAAGTCAACTTCAACTTCGAGCACAAGAAGCTCTTCCCGGGCAACATCGGCCCGTCGACGGGCGAGATGGGGACTTCGATGTTCTGGGCGGGACACAACCAGCTGTTCGAGGAGACGCTCGGCAAACTGGAGGGCTGGCTCGCCAACGAGGGCTACGTCGGCAGCATCGACATCAACTGCATCGTCAACGCCAACGGCATCTATCCGCTGGAGTTCACCCCGCGGTTCGGCTATCCGACCATCGCGCTACAGGAGGAATCCTTCGAGTCCGGCACGGGGCAGTTCTTCTCCGACCTCGCGCACGGCAAGGACCCGGAACTCGAGGTCCACAGCGGCTACCAGGTGGCAGTCCGCGTCGTCCTCCCGCCGTTCCCGTTCGACGACGACAAGACCTACGCCGAGAACTCCCGGAACGCCGCGGTCGTCTTCGAGACGGAGAGCCGCGAGGGCATCCATCTCGAAGACGCGAAGAAGGTCGACGGACAGTGGCGCGTCGCCGGGGAGAACGGGATGCCGCTCGTCGTCACCGGGAAGGGCGAGACGATGCAGGAGGCCAGAGAACAGTGTTACGGCCGCATCGACGACATCGTCATCCCGAATATGTACTACCGCGACGACATCGGCGAGCGGTGGGTCGACGGCGACGGCGACCGCTTGCTGGCGTGGGGATATCTCGGACCGCAAGCAGAGTAA
- a CDS encoding ZIP family metal transporter codes for MSRNSVAGPFDSLRGLSTVGVVSLVALVVLSATLLQSETWDLLVISWAAFAAMAGAGVLAVYTHREHAQSLVWGYGLASGAMITSAAVFLVPQAIGVSGGTPQYGGFGIALGLVVGFGSHTIGHRLAHMDLPLDRTVAELSAHALSAGAIIGLIYGNMDVGLTLGLAIISHKGPAGYAAANRLARNGRGWSVLLLPAAGVGIAAILSSLVAIPASGAVRGVVFGFAAGVFLHVAMDFLPRCEIGSEIHDVLKVEGDAHQLLDRLRLHAVASTALGGFAVFVAWVFVA; via the coding sequence ATGAGCCGAAACAGTGTCGCCGGACCGTTCGACAGCCTCCGCGGGCTGTCGACGGTCGGCGTCGTGAGCCTGGTCGCCCTGGTCGTTCTCTCGGCGACCCTCCTCCAGTCGGAGACGTGGGACCTGCTCGTCATCTCGTGGGCAGCGTTCGCCGCGATGGCGGGCGCGGGCGTCCTCGCGGTCTACACCCACCGAGAACACGCCCAGTCGCTCGTCTGGGGCTACGGACTTGCCAGCGGCGCGATGATCACGAGCGCGGCCGTCTTCCTCGTCCCGCAGGCCATCGGCGTCTCCGGTGGGACCCCACAGTACGGCGGCTTCGGCATCGCGCTCGGTCTCGTCGTCGGCTTCGGGTCACACACCATCGGCCACCGACTGGCGCATATGGACCTCCCGCTCGACCGGACCGTCGCGGAACTCTCCGCGCACGCGCTCTCGGCGGGGGCTATCATCGGTCTTATCTACGGCAACATGGACGTCGGGCTGACGCTCGGACTCGCCATCATCTCGCACAAAGGTCCCGCGGGCTACGCCGCCGCCAACCGCCTCGCTCGCAACGGCCGCGGGTGGAGCGTCCTCCTTCTCCCGGCGGCCGGTGTCGGCATCGCCGCCATCCTCTCCAGTTTGGTCGCGATTCCCGCGTCCGGCGCGGTTCGCGGTGTCGTCTTCGGCTTCGCCGCGGGCGTTTTCCTCCACGTCGCGATGGACTTCCTCCCGCGCTGTGAGATCGGCAGCGAGATTCACGACGTGCTGAAAGTCGAGGGCGACGCCCACCAGCTGCTCGACCGACTCCGGCTCCACGCCGTCGCCAGCACGGCCCTCGGCGGATTCGCTGTCTTCGTCGCCTGGGTCTTCGTCGCCTGA
- a CDS encoding phosphate signaling complex PhoU family protein, with protein sequence MVETRKVQVTGGSTYTVSIPKDWATENGVSAGSEVEFYPEGDSLFLTPRTEEERTEGTLDISNLEGDELTRAVMTMYVSGFDIIALENTRITNDQRRTIRKATQGLVGLEVLEETRDRVVIRDLLDSSELSIHNAVTRMRLIALSMLEDAIVALEENDDDIARDVIQRDDDVDRLWMVVSRIFRATLRTPKAAEELGLPREICFDYHSSARQMERIGDHATKIAHLTLTMEEPVPDDVVRALSELHEDAAAVIDDGMDALFTEDSVEASQLANKAREAVQEIDEHARAIDELLRDLDPARAQMLGLIVDSISRSADYGGNIAETALQKAAPTP encoded by the coding sequence ATGGTGGAGACACGCAAGGTGCAAGTCACGGGTGGGTCGACGTACACGGTGTCGATTCCGAAAGACTGGGCCACCGAGAACGGTGTCAGTGCCGGGAGCGAAGTCGAGTTCTACCCCGAGGGTGACTCCCTCTTTCTCACCCCACGCACCGAGGAAGAGCGGACCGAAGGAACGCTCGACATCTCGAACCTCGAAGGCGACGAACTCACGCGCGCGGTGATGACGATGTACGTCAGCGGCTTCGACATCATCGCCCTGGAGAACACCCGCATCACGAACGACCAGCGGCGGACGATTCGGAAGGCGACGCAGGGACTCGTCGGCCTCGAAGTGCTCGAAGAAACCCGCGACCGCGTCGTCATCCGCGACCTCCTCGACTCCTCGGAGCTGTCGATTCACAACGCGGTCACCCGAATGCGGCTCATCGCGCTGTCGATGCTCGAAGACGCCATCGTCGCCCTCGAAGAGAACGACGACGACATCGCCCGCGACGTCATCCAGCGCGACGACGACGTCGACCGCCTCTGGATGGTCGTCTCCCGCATCTTCCGCGCGACCCTCCGCACGCCGAAGGCCGCCGAAGAGCTCGGACTGCCCCGCGAGATCTGCTTCGACTACCACTCCAGTGCCCGCCAGATGGAGCGCATCGGCGACCACGCGACGAAGATCGCCCATCTCACGCTGACGATGGAAGAGCCGGTCCCCGACGACGTGGTCCGGGCACTGTCGGAACTCCACGAGGACGCCGCCGCCGTCATCGACGACGGGATGGACGCGCTCTTCACCGAGGACTCCGTCGAGGCGAGCCAGCTCGCGAACAAGGCCCGCGAGGCCGTCCAGGAGATCGACGAGCACGCCCGCGCCATCGACGAACTCCTCCGCGATCTCGACCCGGCGCGCGCACAGATGCTCGGACTCATCGTCGACTCCATCTCCCGCAGCGCCGACTACGGCGGCAACATCGCCGAGACCGCCCTGCAGAAGGCCGCCCCGACGCCCTGA
- a CDS encoding PstS family phosphate ABC transporter substrate-binding protein — translation MTRKTLTDAVSRRKFMMTTGAAGSIAIAGCTSESSDGGSGDGGSSDGGSGDGGSGGDGLSGTIEISGSSTVYPLATAVSELFRQEHPDVSINVRSTGSGGGFNNFFCEGQTSFNNASRPIKEEETQLCSDNDVTPVELKVATDALTIVANPENDFLDCLTVEEISMIFSGDAVQQWSDVRSEWPDEDIERYGAAETSGTFDYLTEVMGEDAGHTDDYQATEDDNIIVEGVSGSEYAIGYLGFAYYTNNEEAVKAVSIDNGDGCIAPTLETAKGGQYTPLARPLFTYPAQSALAQEHIAEFARFFVEQSTNEELVANTIGYVPNSDEEQEEMMSRLEEAISNAQ, via the coding sequence ATGACGCGAAAGACGCTGACGGACGCTGTCTCCCGGCGCAAGTTCATGATGACAACCGGTGCCGCAGGCTCCATCGCCATCGCTGGCTGTACGAGCGAGTCGAGCGACGGTGGCTCCGGCGACGGCGGCAGTTCCGACGGCGGCTCCGGTGACGGCGGTTCGGGCGGCGACGGGCTCTCGGGAACCATTGAGATTTCGGGTTCGTCGACGGTCTACCCGCTCGCGACGGCCGTCTCCGAACTGTTCCGTCAGGAGCATCCCGACGTCTCCATCAACGTGCGCTCGACGGGGTCCGGCGGTGGCTTCAACAACTTCTTCTGCGAGGGGCAGACCTCGTTCAACAACGCCTCCCGTCCAATCAAGGAGGAAGAGACGCAGCTCTGTAGCGACAACGACGTCACGCCAGTCGAGCTCAAGGTCGCGACCGACGCGCTGACCATCGTCGCCAACCCCGAGAACGACTTCCTCGACTGTCTCACCGTCGAAGAAATCTCGATGATCTTCAGCGGCGACGCCGTCCAGCAGTGGAGCGACGTCCGCAGCGAGTGGCCCGACGAGGACATCGAGCGCTACGGTGCCGCCGAGACCTCCGGAACCTTCGACTACCTTACCGAGGTTATGGGCGAGGACGCCGGCCACACCGACGACTACCAGGCGACCGAGGACGACAACATCATCGTCGAAGGTGTCTCCGGCTCCGAGTACGCCATCGGGTACCTCGGCTTCGCGTACTACACGAACAACGAGGAGGCCGTCAAGGCGGTCAGCATCGACAACGGTGACGGCTGTATCGCTCCGACGCTGGAGACGGCCAAGGGCGGCCAGTACACGCCGCTGGCCCGACCGCTCTTCACCTACCCCGCGCAGTCGGCACTCGCTCAGGAGCACATCGCCGAGTTCGCCCGCTTCTTCGTCGAGCAGTCGACGAACGAGGAACTCGTCGCCAACACCATCGGCTACGTCCCGAACAGTGACGAGGAACAAGAAGAGATGATGTCGCGGCTCGAAGAGGCCATCTCGAACGCACAGTAG
- the pstC gene encoding phosphate ABC transporter permease subunit PstC has translation MTEQSQPPDLSGNRGAQQVREKIYHGLFFTAAALSVLTTLGIIAALLGDALSFFGAYSIGSFLTGTQWSVLSNNYGVLPLVYGTLIVTFGSALIAMPLGLLTAIYLSEYASKRMRSILKPMLEVLAGVPTVVYGFFAIVYITPFLEGTLFPSISTFNALSASIVVGIMIIPMVASISEDAMSAVPDSLRQAGYGLGATKFNVSTRIVVPAAISGIASSFILALSRAIGETMAVTLAMGSKPSLPDVSMASLAGIPIPFVHPGDMFLRPYSSMTAQMVNTINGELSGGSLAYEAVFAVGLVLFVITLVMNVISDAIASRYREEY, from the coding sequence ATGACAGAACAGTCCCAGCCCCCAGACTTGTCGGGCAACCGGGGAGCGCAACAGGTTCGTGAGAAGATCTATCACGGTCTCTTCTTTACGGCCGCCGCGCTCTCGGTGCTCACCACACTCGGCATCATCGCGGCGTTGCTCGGTGACGCGCTGTCGTTCTTCGGCGCGTACTCCATCGGCTCGTTCCTCACCGGGACCCAGTGGTCGGTCCTGTCGAACAACTACGGCGTGCTCCCGTTGGTGTACGGGACGCTCATCGTCACCTTCGGCTCGGCACTCATCGCCATGCCGCTCGGCCTCCTCACGGCCATCTACCTCAGCGAGTACGCCTCGAAACGGATGCGCTCGATCCTGAAGCCGATGCTCGAAGTGCTGGCCGGCGTCCCGACGGTCGTCTACGGCTTCTTCGCCATCGTCTACATCACGCCGTTCCTCGAAGGGACGCTCTTCCCGAGCATCAGTACCTTCAACGCGCTGTCGGCGTCCATCGTCGTCGGCATCATGATCATCCCGATGGTCGCGTCCATCAGTGAGGACGCGATGAGTGCCGTCCCCGACTCGCTGCGACAGGCGGGCTACGGCCTCGGCGCGACGAAGTTCAACGTCTCGACGCGCATCGTCGTCCCGGCGGCCATCTCGGGTATCGCCTCGTCGTTCATCCTCGCGCTCTCGCGCGCAATCGGCGAGACGATGGCCGTCACGCTGGCGATGGGGAGTAAGCCGAGTCTCCCGGACGTCTCGATGGCCTCGCTGGCTGGGATTCCGATTCCGTTCGTCCACCCCGGCGACATGTTCCTGCGACCCTACTCGTCGATGACCGCCCAGATGGTCAACACCATCAACGGCGAGCTCTCCGGTGGGTCGCTGGCCTACGAGGCCGTCTTCGCCGTCGGGCTCGTCCTGTTCGTCATCACGCTCGTCATGAACGTCATCAGCGACGCGATCGCCAGCCGCTACCGGGAGGAGTACTGA